The Manihot esculenta cultivar AM560-2 chromosome 1, M.esculenta_v8, whole genome shotgun sequence genome has a window encoding:
- the LOC110630335 gene encoding probable galacturonosyltransferase 14 isoform X2, whose amino-acid sequence MQLHISPSMRSITISSSSSNGFIDLMKIKVASRHISYRTLFHTILILAFLLPFVFILTAIVTLEGVNKCSSFDCLGRRLGPRFLGRVDDSGRLEKDLYKILNQVNNEEIPDGLKLPDSYNQLVSEIMSKKYDAKTFAFMLRAMMEKFEREIRESKFSELMNKHFAASSIPKGIHCLSLRLTDEYSSNAHARKQLPSPELLPLLSDNSYHHFVLSTDNILAASVVVSSTVQSSLKPEKIVFHVITDKKTYAGMHSWFALNSVAPAIVEVKGVHQFDWLTRENVPVLEAVENHTGIRNYYHGNHIAGTNLSTTTPRMFASKLQARSPKYISLLNHLRIYLPELFPNLDKVVFLDDDVVIQRDLSPLWEIDLGGKVNGAVETCKGEDDWVMSKHFKNYFNFSHPLVAKNLDPNECAWAYGMNIFDLRAWRKTNIRETYHSWLKDNLKSDLTMWKLGTLPPALIAFKGHVHPIDPSWHMLGLGYQNKTNIESVKKAAVIHYNGQSKPWLQIGFEHLRPFWTKYVNYTNDFVRNCHILKS is encoded by the exons ATGCAGCTTCACATCTCGCCTAGCATGAGAAGCATCACGATATCGAGCAGCAGCAGCAATGGGTTTATTGACTTGATGAAGATCAAGGTCGCATCTCGCCACATCTCTTATCGAACCCTTTTTCATACTATCCTTATTCTCGCTTTTCTGTTGCCATTTGTCTTCATTCTCACCGCAATTGTTACCCTTGAAGGTGTCAACAAGTGTTCTTCATTTG ATTGTTTAGGTAGGCGACTGGGGCCAAGGTTTCTGGGTAGAGTGGATGATTCAGGG AGACTGGAAAAAGACTTATACAAGATTCTCAATCAAGTGAACAATGAGGAAATCCCAGATGGTCTAAAGCTCCCAGATTCTTATAACCAACTTGTATCTGAAATAATGAGCAAAAAGTATGATGCaaaaacatttgctttcatGCTGAGGGCAATG ATGGAGAAATTTGAAAGGGAAATCAGGGAATCTAAATTTTCAGAGCTGATGAACAAACACTTTGCCGCAAGTTCCATTCCCAAAGGCATCCACTGTCTTTCTCTACGTTTGACTGATGAATATTCCTCCAATGCTCATGCACGGAAACAATTGCCTTCTCCAGAGTTGCTTCCTTTGCTTTCTGATAATTCTTACCATCATTTTGTTCTGTCCACTGATAACATTTTAGCTGCTTCAGTTGTTGTATCTTCTACTGTCCAGTCATCTCTAAAACCTGAAAAGATAGTCTTTCATGTCATTACTGACAAGAAAACTTACGCGGGTATGCACTCATGGTTTGCACTAAATTCAGTTGCCCCTGCTATTGTTGAAGTGAAAGGTGTTCACCAGTTTGACTGGTTAACAAGGGAGAATGTTCCTGTGCTCGAAGCTGTTGAGAACCATACTGGTATCAGGAATTACTACCATGGGAATCACATTGCAGGGACCAATCTCAGTACTACAACTCCACGAATGTTTGCTTCAAAATTGCAGGCTAGAAGTCCGAAGTACATATCCTTGCTCAACCATCTCCGCATTTATTTACCTGAG CTCTTTCCAAACCTTGACAAGGTGGTCTTCTTGGATGATGATGTTGTCATTCAGCGTGATTTGTCTCCACTTTGGGAAATTGACCTTGGGGGAAAGGTTAATGGAGCCGTTGAAACTTGTAAAGGAGAAGATGATTGGGTAATGTCTAAGCATTTCAAAAATTACTTCAATTTTTCTCATCCCCTGGTTGCCAAGAATTTGGACCCTAATGAATGTGCATGGGCGTACGGGATGAATATATTCGATCTCCGTGCTTGGAGGAAAACAAATATTAGAGAAACCTATCATTCTTGGCTGAAAGAT AACTTGAAGTCAGACCTGACAATGTGGAAACTTGGTACCCTACCACCAGCGTTAATTGCATTTAAAGGTCATGTTCACCCAATAGATCCATCTTGGCATATGCTCGGCTTGGGCTATCAGAACAAGACCAACATTGAGAGTGTGAAAAAGGCTGCTGTTATTCACTATAATGGCCAGTCAAAACCATGGCTGCAGATTGGTTTTGAGCATCTCCGGCCATTTTGGACTAAGTATGTTAATTACACcaatgattttgtgagaaactGCCACATCTTGAAGTCATAG
- the LOC110630335 gene encoding probable galacturonosyltransferase 13 isoform X1, with amino-acid sequence MQLHISPSMRSITISSSSSNGFIDLMKIKVASRHISYRTLFHTILILAFLLPFVFILTAIVTLEGVNKCSSFDCLGRRLGPRFLGRVDDSGQRLEKDLYKILNQVNNEEIPDGLKLPDSYNQLVSEIMSKKYDAKTFAFMLRAMMEKFEREIRESKFSELMNKHFAASSIPKGIHCLSLRLTDEYSSNAHARKQLPSPELLPLLSDNSYHHFVLSTDNILAASVVVSSTVQSSLKPEKIVFHVITDKKTYAGMHSWFALNSVAPAIVEVKGVHQFDWLTRENVPVLEAVENHTGIRNYYHGNHIAGTNLSTTTPRMFASKLQARSPKYISLLNHLRIYLPELFPNLDKVVFLDDDVVIQRDLSPLWEIDLGGKVNGAVETCKGEDDWVMSKHFKNYFNFSHPLVAKNLDPNECAWAYGMNIFDLRAWRKTNIRETYHSWLKDNLKSDLTMWKLGTLPPALIAFKGHVHPIDPSWHMLGLGYQNKTNIESVKKAAVIHYNGQSKPWLQIGFEHLRPFWTKYVNYTNDFVRNCHILKS; translated from the exons ATGCAGCTTCACATCTCGCCTAGCATGAGAAGCATCACGATATCGAGCAGCAGCAGCAATGGGTTTATTGACTTGATGAAGATCAAGGTCGCATCTCGCCACATCTCTTATCGAACCCTTTTTCATACTATCCTTATTCTCGCTTTTCTGTTGCCATTTGTCTTCATTCTCACCGCAATTGTTACCCTTGAAGGTGTCAACAAGTGTTCTTCATTTG ATTGTTTAGGTAGGCGACTGGGGCCAAGGTTTCTGGGTAGAGTGGATGATTCAGGG CAGAGACTGGAAAAAGACTTATACAAGATTCTCAATCAAGTGAACAATGAGGAAATCCCAGATGGTCTAAAGCTCCCAGATTCTTATAACCAACTTGTATCTGAAATAATGAGCAAAAAGTATGATGCaaaaacatttgctttcatGCTGAGGGCAATG ATGGAGAAATTTGAAAGGGAAATCAGGGAATCTAAATTTTCAGAGCTGATGAACAAACACTTTGCCGCAAGTTCCATTCCCAAAGGCATCCACTGTCTTTCTCTACGTTTGACTGATGAATATTCCTCCAATGCTCATGCACGGAAACAATTGCCTTCTCCAGAGTTGCTTCCTTTGCTTTCTGATAATTCTTACCATCATTTTGTTCTGTCCACTGATAACATTTTAGCTGCTTCAGTTGTTGTATCTTCTACTGTCCAGTCATCTCTAAAACCTGAAAAGATAGTCTTTCATGTCATTACTGACAAGAAAACTTACGCGGGTATGCACTCATGGTTTGCACTAAATTCAGTTGCCCCTGCTATTGTTGAAGTGAAAGGTGTTCACCAGTTTGACTGGTTAACAAGGGAGAATGTTCCTGTGCTCGAAGCTGTTGAGAACCATACTGGTATCAGGAATTACTACCATGGGAATCACATTGCAGGGACCAATCTCAGTACTACAACTCCACGAATGTTTGCTTCAAAATTGCAGGCTAGAAGTCCGAAGTACATATCCTTGCTCAACCATCTCCGCATTTATTTACCTGAG CTCTTTCCAAACCTTGACAAGGTGGTCTTCTTGGATGATGATGTTGTCATTCAGCGTGATTTGTCTCCACTTTGGGAAATTGACCTTGGGGGAAAGGTTAATGGAGCCGTTGAAACTTGTAAAGGAGAAGATGATTGGGTAATGTCTAAGCATTTCAAAAATTACTTCAATTTTTCTCATCCCCTGGTTGCCAAGAATTTGGACCCTAATGAATGTGCATGGGCGTACGGGATGAATATATTCGATCTCCGTGCTTGGAGGAAAACAAATATTAGAGAAACCTATCATTCTTGGCTGAAAGAT AACTTGAAGTCAGACCTGACAATGTGGAAACTTGGTACCCTACCACCAGCGTTAATTGCATTTAAAGGTCATGTTCACCCAATAGATCCATCTTGGCATATGCTCGGCTTGGGCTATCAGAACAAGACCAACATTGAGAGTGTGAAAAAGGCTGCTGTTATTCACTATAATGGCCAGTCAAAACCATGGCTGCAGATTGGTTTTGAGCATCTCCGGCCATTTTGGACTAAGTATGTTAATTACACcaatgattttgtgagaaactGCCACATCTTGAAGTCATAG
- the LOC110630335 gene encoding probable galacturonosyltransferase 14 isoform X4 — MQLHISPSMRSITISSSSSNGFIDLMKIKVASRHISYRTLFHTILILAFLLPFVFILTAIVTLEGVNKCSSFDCLGRRLGPRFLGRVDDSGQRLEKDLYKILNQVNNEEIPDGLKLPDSYNQLVSEIMSKKYDAKTFAFMLRAMMEKFEREIRESKFSELMNKHFAASSIPKGIHCLSLRLTDEYSSNAHARKQLPSPELLPLLSDNSYHHFVLSTDNILAASVVVSSTVQSSLKPEKIVFHVITDKKTYAGMHSWFALNSVAPAIVEVKGVHQFDWLTRENVPVLEAVENHTGIRNYYHGNHIAGTNLSTTTPRMFASKLQARSPKYISLLNHLRIYLPENLKSDLTMWKLGTLPPALIAFKGHVHPIDPSWHMLGLGYQNKTNIESVKKAAVIHYNGQSKPWLQIGFEHLRPFWTKYVNYTNDFVRNCHILKS; from the exons ATGCAGCTTCACATCTCGCCTAGCATGAGAAGCATCACGATATCGAGCAGCAGCAGCAATGGGTTTATTGACTTGATGAAGATCAAGGTCGCATCTCGCCACATCTCTTATCGAACCCTTTTTCATACTATCCTTATTCTCGCTTTTCTGTTGCCATTTGTCTTCATTCTCACCGCAATTGTTACCCTTGAAGGTGTCAACAAGTGTTCTTCATTTG ATTGTTTAGGTAGGCGACTGGGGCCAAGGTTTCTGGGTAGAGTGGATGATTCAGGG CAGAGACTGGAAAAAGACTTATACAAGATTCTCAATCAAGTGAACAATGAGGAAATCCCAGATGGTCTAAAGCTCCCAGATTCTTATAACCAACTTGTATCTGAAATAATGAGCAAAAAGTATGATGCaaaaacatttgctttcatGCTGAGGGCAATG ATGGAGAAATTTGAAAGGGAAATCAGGGAATCTAAATTTTCAGAGCTGATGAACAAACACTTTGCCGCAAGTTCCATTCCCAAAGGCATCCACTGTCTTTCTCTACGTTTGACTGATGAATATTCCTCCAATGCTCATGCACGGAAACAATTGCCTTCTCCAGAGTTGCTTCCTTTGCTTTCTGATAATTCTTACCATCATTTTGTTCTGTCCACTGATAACATTTTAGCTGCTTCAGTTGTTGTATCTTCTACTGTCCAGTCATCTCTAAAACCTGAAAAGATAGTCTTTCATGTCATTACTGACAAGAAAACTTACGCGGGTATGCACTCATGGTTTGCACTAAATTCAGTTGCCCCTGCTATTGTTGAAGTGAAAGGTGTTCACCAGTTTGACTGGTTAACAAGGGAGAATGTTCCTGTGCTCGAAGCTGTTGAGAACCATACTGGTATCAGGAATTACTACCATGGGAATCACATTGCAGGGACCAATCTCAGTACTACAACTCCACGAATGTTTGCTTCAAAATTGCAGGCTAGAAGTCCGAAGTACATATCCTTGCTCAACCATCTCCGCATTTATTTACCTGAG AACTTGAAGTCAGACCTGACAATGTGGAAACTTGGTACCCTACCACCAGCGTTAATTGCATTTAAAGGTCATGTTCACCCAATAGATCCATCTTGGCATATGCTCGGCTTGGGCTATCAGAACAAGACCAACATTGAGAGTGTGAAAAAGGCTGCTGTTATTCACTATAATGGCCAGTCAAAACCATGGCTGCAGATTGGTTTTGAGCATCTCCGGCCATTTTGGACTAAGTATGTTAATTACACcaatgattttgtgagaaactGCCACATCTTGAAGTCATAG
- the LOC110630335 gene encoding probable galacturonosyltransferase 14 isoform X3 — MMQQRLEKDLYKILNQVNNEEIPDGLKLPDSYNQLVSEIMSKKYDAKTFAFMLRAMMEKFEREIRESKFSELMNKHFAASSIPKGIHCLSLRLTDEYSSNAHARKQLPSPELLPLLSDNSYHHFVLSTDNILAASVVVSSTVQSSLKPEKIVFHVITDKKTYAGMHSWFALNSVAPAIVEVKGVHQFDWLTRENVPVLEAVENHTGIRNYYHGNHIAGTNLSTTTPRMFASKLQARSPKYISLLNHLRIYLPELFPNLDKVVFLDDDVVIQRDLSPLWEIDLGGKVNGAVETCKGEDDWVMSKHFKNYFNFSHPLVAKNLDPNECAWAYGMNIFDLRAWRKTNIRETYHSWLKDNLKSDLTMWKLGTLPPALIAFKGHVHPIDPSWHMLGLGYQNKTNIESVKKAAVIHYNGQSKPWLQIGFEHLRPFWTKYVNYTNDFVRNCHILKS, encoded by the exons ATGATGCAGCAGAGACTGGAAAAAGACTTATACAAGATTCTCAATCAAGTGAACAATGAGGAAATCCCAGATGGTCTAAAGCTCCCAGATTCTTATAACCAACTTGTATCTGAAATAATGAGCAAAAAGTATGATGCaaaaacatttgctttcatGCTGAGGGCAATG ATGGAGAAATTTGAAAGGGAAATCAGGGAATCTAAATTTTCAGAGCTGATGAACAAACACTTTGCCGCAAGTTCCATTCCCAAAGGCATCCACTGTCTTTCTCTACGTTTGACTGATGAATATTCCTCCAATGCTCATGCACGGAAACAATTGCCTTCTCCAGAGTTGCTTCCTTTGCTTTCTGATAATTCTTACCATCATTTTGTTCTGTCCACTGATAACATTTTAGCTGCTTCAGTTGTTGTATCTTCTACTGTCCAGTCATCTCTAAAACCTGAAAAGATAGTCTTTCATGTCATTACTGACAAGAAAACTTACGCGGGTATGCACTCATGGTTTGCACTAAATTCAGTTGCCCCTGCTATTGTTGAAGTGAAAGGTGTTCACCAGTTTGACTGGTTAACAAGGGAGAATGTTCCTGTGCTCGAAGCTGTTGAGAACCATACTGGTATCAGGAATTACTACCATGGGAATCACATTGCAGGGACCAATCTCAGTACTACAACTCCACGAATGTTTGCTTCAAAATTGCAGGCTAGAAGTCCGAAGTACATATCCTTGCTCAACCATCTCCGCATTTATTTACCTGAG CTCTTTCCAAACCTTGACAAGGTGGTCTTCTTGGATGATGATGTTGTCATTCAGCGTGATTTGTCTCCACTTTGGGAAATTGACCTTGGGGGAAAGGTTAATGGAGCCGTTGAAACTTGTAAAGGAGAAGATGATTGGGTAATGTCTAAGCATTTCAAAAATTACTTCAATTTTTCTCATCCCCTGGTTGCCAAGAATTTGGACCCTAATGAATGTGCATGGGCGTACGGGATGAATATATTCGATCTCCGTGCTTGGAGGAAAACAAATATTAGAGAAACCTATCATTCTTGGCTGAAAGAT AACTTGAAGTCAGACCTGACAATGTGGAAACTTGGTACCCTACCACCAGCGTTAATTGCATTTAAAGGTCATGTTCACCCAATAGATCCATCTTGGCATATGCTCGGCTTGGGCTATCAGAACAAGACCAACATTGAGAGTGTGAAAAAGGCTGCTGTTATTCACTATAATGGCCAGTCAAAACCATGGCTGCAGATTGGTTTTGAGCATCTCCGGCCATTTTGGACTAAGTATGTTAATTACACcaatgattttgtgagaaactGCCACATCTTGAAGTCATAG
- the LOC110630368 gene encoding membrane-anchored ubiquitin-fold protein 2 encodes MAGVQDQLEIKFRLTDGSDIGPKTFAAATSVATLKESILTQWPKEKENGPRTVKDVKLISAGKILENNRTLGECQSPLCDIPGGVTTMHVIVQPSSLDKEKKSTSQSKQNKCVCVIL; translated from the exons ATGGCTGGGGTGCAAGATCAACTAGAGATCAAGTTTCGACTGACTGATGGATCTGATATTGGTCCCAAAACCTTTGCTGCTGCTACAAGTGTTGCAACCTTGAAGGAGAGTATTCTTACTCAATGGCCTAAAG AGAAGGAGAATGGTCCAAGGACTGTGAAAGATGTCAAGTTAATCAGTGCAGGAAAAATACTGGAGAACAACAGAACTCTAGGGGAATGCCAAAGCCCCCTGTGTGATATCCCTGGTGGCGTTACAACAATGCATGTAATTGTTCAACCATCTTCCTTGGATAAAG AAAAGAAATCAACCAGCCAATCAAAGCAGAACAAATGCGTTTGTGTTATACTATAA
- the LOC110630390 gene encoding chaperone protein ClpB3, chloroplastic, producing the protein MAATTTASFSGVSLRPPYSRQSNRSGLFSQSLSFTAKRNSLKSLLLKRSGFGYEKISRTQRSFIVRCDASSTGKISQQDFTEMAWQGIVSSPDVAKENKHQIVETEHLMKALLEQKNGLARRIFSKIGVDNTRLLEATDKFIQRQPKVLGESAGSMLGRDLEALIQRAREYKKDYGDSFVSVEHLVLAFTQDRRFGRQLFRDFQISLQTLKSAVESIRGRQSVIDQDPEGKYEALEKYGKDLTAMAKAGKLDPVIGRDDEIRRCIQILSRRTKNNPVLIGEPGVGKTAISEGLAQRIVQGDVPQALMNRKLISLDMGSLIAGAKYRGEFEDRLKAVLKEVTESDGQIILFIDEIHTVVGAGATNGAMDAGNLLKPMLGRGELRCIGATTLDEYRKYIEKDPALERRFQQVYVDQPSVEDTISILRGLRERYELHHGVRISDSALVEAAILSDRYISGRFLPDKAIDLVDEAAAKLKMEITSKPTALDEIDRSVLKLEMEKLSLANDTDRASKDRLNRLEAELSVLKKKQEELTEQWEHEKTVMTRIQSIKEEIDRVNLEIQQAEREYDLNRAAELKYGSLNSLQRQLEVAEKELDEYMRSGKSMLREEVTGDDIAEVVSKWTGIPVSKLKQSEKEKLLHLEEELHKRVVGQDPAVKSVAEAIQRSRAGLSDPRRPIASFMFMGPTGVGKTELAKALASYMFNTEEALVRIDMSEYMEKHAVSRLIGAPPGYVGYEEGGQLTETVRRRPYAVILFDEIEKAHADVFNVFLQILDDGRVTDSQGRTVSFTNTVIIMTSNVGSQYILDTDDDMPKEVAYETIKKRVLEAARSIFRPEFMNRVDEYIVFQPLDRNQINSIVRLQLERVQQRISDRKMKLQVTDTAVELLGSLGYDPNYGARPVKRVIQQYVENELAKGILRGEFKDEDTVFIDTEVTAFSNGQLPQQKLVFQRLEIDANASAAESQAVSQAL; encoded by the exons ATGGCAGCGACAACTACGGCGTCGTTTAGTGGAGTTAGTCTCCGTCCTCCTTATTCACGTCAGAGCAATAGGAGTGGGTTGTTTTCGCAGTCTTTAAGCTTCACTGCAAAACGGAATTCTCTCAAGTCGCTTTTATTGAAGAGGAGTGGCTTTGGTTATGAGAAGATTTCGAGAACTCAAAGGTCCTTCATCGTCAGGTGTGATGCTTCTTCTACTGGAAAG ATTTCTCAGCAAGATTTTACAGAGATGGCATGGCAAGGAATTGTTTCTTCTCCAGACGTGGCCAAAGAGAACAAGCATCAGATTGTGGAGACGGAGCACTTGATGAAAGCTCTATTGGAGCAGAAGAATGGACTTGCTCGCCGGATCTTTTCAAAAATTGGGGTTGATAATACTCGTCTTTTGGAAGCTACTGATAAGTTTATCCAACGGCAACCCAAG GTTCTTGGTGAATCTGCTGGTTCAATGTTAGGACGTGATTTGGAGGCTTTGATCCAGCGAGCCAGGGAATACAAGAAAGACTATGGTGATTCATTTGTTTCTGTTGAGCATTTGGTCCTTGCGTTCACTCAGGATCGACGGTTTGGGAGGCAGTTGTTTAGGGATTTTCAGATATCTCTGCAGACACTGAAATCTGCAGTGGAATCAATAAGGGGCCGTCAATCAGTCATAGACCAAG ATCCTGAAGGGAAGTATGAAGCTCTAGAGAAATATGGAAAAGATTTGACAGCCATGGCAAAAGCAGGAAAGCTTGACCCAGTTATTGGAAGGGATGATGAGATTCGTAGATGTATTCAGATACTCTCTAGAAGAACTAAAAACAACCCTGTGCTGATTGGTGAACCAGGTGTTGGGAAAACTGCAATTTCTGAAGG GCTGGCTCAGAGAATAGTGCAAGGGGATGTACCTCAAGCTCTGATGAATAGGAAG CTAATATCACTTGACATGGGTTCACTCATTGCTGGGGCTAAATATCGGGGAGAATTTGAAGATAGACTGAAGGCTGTACTTAAGGAAGTTACAGAGTCAGATGGTCAGATTATTCTTTTCATTGATGAGATCCACACGGTTGTTGGGGCAG GTGCTACGAATGGTGCAATGGATGCGGGCAATCTGTTGAAGCCAATGCTTGGCCGTGGAGAGTTAAGGTGTATTGGTGCAACAACACTGGATGAATATCGAAAATACATTGAGAAGGATCCAGCCTTGGAACGTCGTTTCCAGCAAGTTTATGTAGATCAACCTTCAGTTGAAGATACAATTTCCATTCTTCGTGGACTACGTGAACGATATGAGCTGCATCATGGAGTTCGCATTTCTGACAGTGCTCTTGTGGAAGCTGCAATTCTTTCTGATCGTTACATCAGTGGAAGATTTTTACCTGACAAAG CTATTGATCTAGTTGATGAAGCAGCTGCAAAGCTGAAAATGGAGATCACTTCAAAACCTACTGCCCTTGATGAAATTGACCGTTCAGTATTAAAATTGGAGATGGAGAAACTCTCTCTTGCAAATGATACAGATAGAGCTTCAAAAGATCGGTTGAATCGTCTTGAGGCTGAGTTGTCAGTGTTAAAGAAGAAACAAGAAGAGCTGACGGAGCAATGGGAACACGAGAAGACAGTCATGACACGAATTCAATCAATTAAGGAAGAG ATAGACAGGGTAAATCTTGAGATTCAGCAGGCTGAGCGTGAGTATGATCTTAATCGTGCTGCTGAACTGAAGTATGGTAGCCTGAACTCTTTGCAACGCCAGCTTGAAGTTGCTGAGAAAGAGTTGGATGAGTATATGAGATCTGGAAAGTCCATGCTGAGAGAAGAAGTTACTGGAGATGATATTGCTGAAGTTGTCAGCAAGTGGACTGGTATCCCTGTTTCCAAGCTCAAACAATCAGAAAAAGAGAAGCTTCTACATTTGGAGGAAGAGCTGCATAAGCGTGTGGTGGGTCAGGATCCTGCAGTGAAATCAGTAGCTGAGGCAATTCAGAGATCTCGTGCTGGTCTCTCAGATCCTCGGCGTCCAATAGCTAGCTTCATGTTCATGGGTCCCACTGGTGTTGGAAAAACAGAATTAGCTAAAGCTCTGGCTTCTTATATGTTCAATACCGAAGAGGCCCTTGTGCGAATTGACATGAGTGAATACATGGAAAAGCATGCAGTTTCAAGGTTGATAGGTGCCCCTCCTGGTTATGTGGGATATGAGGAAGGTGGACAGTTGACAGAGACAGTTCGCAGGAGACCATATGCCGTTATTCTCTTTGATGAGATAGAGAAGGCCCATGCTGATGTGTtcaatgtcttccttcagatcttagATGATGGAAGGGTGACAGATTCACAGGGCCGCACTGTTAGTTTCACTAATACTGTCATAATCATGACTTCCAATGTGGGTTCACAATACATACTCGACACAGATGATGACATGCCAAAGGAGGTAGCTTATGAAACTATCAAGAAGAGGGTGTTGGAAGCTGCAAGATCAATCTTTCGACCTGAGTTCATGAATAGGGTTGATGAATACATAGTTTTCCAGCCGCTGGATCGCAATCAGATAAACAGTATTGTCAGATTACAG TTAGAACGTGTGCAGCAGAGGATTTCAGATAGGAAGATGAAACTGCAGGTGACAGATACAGCTGTGGAGCTTTTAGGGAGTCTTGGATATGACCCCAACTACGGAGCTAGGCCAGTTAAGCGGGTGATTCAACAGTATGTTGAAAATGAACTTGCCAAAGGTATATTAAGAGGGGAATTTAAGGATGAGGACACTGTATTTATAGACACAGAGGTTACAGCATTTTCCAATGGCCAGCTTCCCCAGCAAAAGCTAGTCTTCCAGCGGCTTGAAATTGATGCAAATGCTTCAGCTGCCGAAAGCCAAGCTGTTTCACAGGCTCTTTGA
- the LOC110630415 gene encoding uncharacterized protein LOC110630415, producing MEGGGEQVESNGEKVEEVKEGVASIALLPCGSISGHFIQLPQSICYGLHGTELACERECSRGEDYRLIKLTIIDYNRGKEKAVIVECRGHDAARFHNIDHAHGWEEDIVAMAEEKHGKQKIFVSFECETLKAEKAAEEHIRKFMPKLAGLDAVVNIGQMKISGLDFEADDKQ from the exons ATGG AAGGAGGAGGAGAGCAAGTGGAATCAAATGGAGAGAAAGTGGAGGAGGTGAAGGAAGGAGTGGCATCAATAGCATTATTGCCATGTGGGTCCATCTCTGGCCACTTCATCCAGCTTCCCCAATCCATTTGCTATGGTCTTCATGGCACTG AGTTGGCTTGTGAAAGAGAGTGCAGCAGGGGCGAGGATTATCGCTTGATCAAGCTTACAATCATTGACTACAAT CGTGGGAAAGAAAAAGCTGTTATTGTTGAGTGTAGAGGTCACGATGCTGCTCGCTTCCATAACATTGATCATGCTCATGG CTGGGAAGAGGACATTGTAGCTATGGCAGAAGAAAAGCATGGGAAGCAAAAGATTTTTGTTTCATTCGAGTGTGAGACACTGAAAGCTGAGAAAGCTGCAGAAGAGCATATCAGGAAGTTCATGCCAAAATTAGCTGGGCTAGATGCTGTTG TCAATATTGGGCAAATGAAGATATCAGGGTTGGACTTCGAAGCCGATGACAAGCAATGA
- the LOC110630396 gene encoding EID1-like F-box protein 2 codes for MILTKQYRCIHSSSCQCTKGHLSEDVIFLVFQQLNWNPKLIATLSCVCKWFDDLAKRVLWKEFCRARAPKMMLDLQSSGSHSVDGNWRALGKLLIYCSGCTKGGLFNSIQIPGHFVYRTRFSRTSGRSFLLPQCRTDVLYVSDPCEHLDQGEEGDVGFFRGIFKSFSISKVRKMLIKRKAQLHPTEVCPYCKAKLWSMLQAKMIPQSASCRLGAYEDCVEYYVCLNGHVLGICTLLPLSDSEEASELE; via the coding sequence ATGATTTTAACAAAGCAATATCGTTGCATACACTCGTCAAGCTGTCAATGCACAAAAGGGCATCTAAGTGAAGATGTGATTTTTTTAGTGTTTCAGCAGCTGAACTGGAACCCTAAATTGATTGCCACTTTGTCATGTGTATGTAAATGGTTTGATGATTTGGCCAAGCGAGTGCTATGGAAGGAGTTTTGCCGGGCAAGGGCTCCAAAAATGATGCTCGATCTGCAATCTAGCGGAAGTCACAGTGTCGATGGGAATTGGAGAGCACTTGGAAAGTTGCTTATTTACTGCTCAGGATGTACCAAGGGTGGCCTGTTCAATAGCATTCAAATCCCTGGCCATTTTGTTTACAGGACTCGGTTTTCCAGGACTTCAGGGAGGAGCTTTCTTTTGCCACAATGCAGAACAGATGTTTTATATGTCTCTGACCCTTGTGAACATCTTGACCAAGGGGAAGAAGGTGATGTTGGTTTTTTCCGTGGAATTTTTAAGTCATTTTCGATATCAAAGGTTCGGAAGATGCTGATTAAAAGGAAAGCTCAGCTTCATCCAACAGAGGTATGCCCCTATTGCAAGGCAAAGTTGTGGAGCATGCTGCAAGCTAAAATGATACCACAGAGTGCCAGCTGTAGGTTGGGTGCCTATGAAGATTGTGTTGAATATTATGTGTGCCTCAATGGACATGTGCTTGGAATCTGCACCCTCTTACCCTTGTCTGATTCAGAAGAGGCATCCGAGTTGGAGTGA